The nucleotide window TGACTGTTGCGGTTAACCCATTGGGAGTTGTTAATGTGGCATAGCTTATAGTGTTTGACCTTGGACTTAAAATAGTTCCATTGGAAGCATAAACACGGTAGTAATAGGTCGTGGCGTTTGTGAGTCCTGTTACTTTTTTTGACAATACATTTCCAACATCCAGATTCTCATAGTCAGAAACAAAGTGAGTGAAATCAATATCAGTGGCAACATCCAAATAGTATTTTAATGCCCCTTGGGAGGCTTCCCAATTGGCAACTATTTCATCACAAGTGGCACCAGTTCCGGGAGTAGCGATTGGTCCGCTTATGGATTCACTGCGATTGACAACTACATTGATGGTTTCAAAATTAGAATAGGGAATGCCACTATAAGTAGTAAAGCAGGCGAGTTTTGCCGTGTAAACACCTTCTATTGCATTTGGAATTGAAGTGTTTTGGTCGGTTGTTGTTGTGATGTTGTTTTGCGGGTCTGTAATCGTCCACTCAAAACTGAGACTCTCGCCAGGTGGACCAATATAATCTCCAGTCAAGTAGATGGTTTCTCCAACAAATACAGGTGAATTGCTTGAGGGAAGTGTATTGAGGGTTCCTCCGGCTTCCATCACTTCGTCAAAAGTTGCTCCAGAGCCACTCCCTTTGCAAACCGAATATTCGTAATCACCTATGTATATTGATTGATTGTTGGAGCAATCTCCTATTAACCCCCCAGTTGTTACCTGCAAACTTCCATCTGCTGGTAGTTGCAAAATACCTTTGTTGTTAAATTCAATATTTGCGGCGGGATTCAAATTTGGGGTAACAATAATGAGATTCGATTTTATTGTAAAAAAAACAGCATCACTATTTAATCCGGTCAATAATAAAGAACCATTGATTGTTAATTCTTCAAAGGGTTGAGTGGAGATTCCGGTGCTCCCGATTGTAATGGTGTGCCCTTGCTGAATTGTGGTTACATGAGTGTTGTTAAATTGCCCAGGGTATCCTACCAATGCCGATGCTGCAATCCATTTGAAACCATTATAATATTCCCAACTGCTAAGCGTATCCCAATTACCAGAAGTTACAGATCGATAATCGCCAATTGTTTGTCCAAATGAATATAAAGAGACACAAAGGAGAATTAAAAGTAGTTTCTTTTTCATGAGAATCCATTTAATAAGAATCGACTAATTAATTTTCTATAGCCTTCTTTTTAATTAAAAAATAGCAAATAGGTTACTTTTAATAAGTACTGTTGTTTTACAGGGATTAAGTCTTTTTATTAAACCTGTGGATTTTCAATTTGGTGAGGCTTTATAATTTAATGTAGTTGGATATCAGATACTAAAGTAAATAAAAAAAATGTAGACGACAAGGATTTTTACTACTTTTTTAAAGTTAAAAATGAGAAACGGGCTATCTTAATTGAAGTGAAATGAAGTGAAGTCGAAGAAAGTAATATCGTTTTATGGCGTATTAATAAGAGTTGGTTTTTTCTAGAGATTCTTACCCTAGTGTCACATAATAACATTTAGAAATATAAAATAATCCAATCTTTACCCCCTCTCCTTTGGAGAGGGTTGAGGTGAGGTTAAACAAAAAAGACTATTTTATATTTCTAATTTGTATAATTATTTTTAAAGGTATTTATTCTTATTTCTAAACTAAAAAAGTCCAAAAAACCATAGGTCTTTGGACTTTTTATTTTTTTAAGTTTCTATTAAATATCGTCAAATTCGATATCTGTAAAACTGGAAGTATTTGGAATATTATCTTCGCTTGTTTTGTCTGAAGAATATTCTTTTTTGAAATCTTTTTGGTGTCTTTCAGAGATCACTTCTTCCCCTTTGTGGTTCAAAACATAAGAAGTCATGTCTTCTAAAATTTCTGAAAATGCGGTGAAATCTTCTTTGTATAAATAAATTTTATGTTTTTTAAAGTGAAAAGATCCGTCTTCTTCTGTGAATTTTTTGCTTTCGGTAATCGTAATATAATAATCGTCAGCTTTGGTAGCTCTTACGTCAAAGAAATACGTTCTTCTACCAGCTCTTAAAACTTTTGAAAAGATTTCGTCTTTTTCTAATATATCATTTTCTCTCATAATCGTAACGTCATTTTTTATTTAATAGCAATCAAAAATCTTAAAAATATATGTATTATACAACAATTAAAGCAATTCTTTTTCCGAAAGTTGTTTCAAATACAGTGCCGAATAATATCCGTTTTGGTTTATTAATTGATTATGAGAACCTTGTTCAATTATCTTTCCATCGTCGAGTATGATAATCTTGTCTGCATTCTTTGCCGATGATACTCTGTGACTGACTATGATTGTAGTTTTATTTCTACAGATTTGAAAGAGATTGTTCAAAATTGCCTCTTCTGTTTCAGTATCAACAGCTGAGAGACAATCGTCAAAAAGTAAAATTTCAGGATTTTTTATAATGGCTCTCGCAATGGAAACCCGCTGCTTTTGTCCTCCCGAAAGTGTGATTCCTCTTTCGCCCAAAATCGTATCATATCCCTTGTTGAAACCGATGATATTATCATGCACAACTGCACTTTTGGCGACAGCCTCAACTTCCTGATCGGTGGCATTTTCTTTTCCAAATTTGATGTTATTCTTGATAGTATCCGAAAACAAAAAAGCGTCTTGGGGAACGACCCCGATGCTGTTACGCAAATCAAATAAGTTGAGTTGATCGATTTCTTTGTTGTCTATCAAAATTTTACCACCAGTAACATCATACAGTCGGGATAATAAGGCTAAAACCGTTGATTTTCCCGAACCTGTTTTTCCCAAAATAGCCAATGTTTCCCCTTTGTTTACAGTAAAGGAAATATTTTGCAAAGCTTTTATCTGGGTATCTTCGTAAGTAAAGCTTACATTTTCAAATGTGATGCTGCCTTCTATTTTGGTTTTTTGAGTGTTTTTGTTTTGTATTTCTGGTTGTATTTTCAAAAATTCATTCAGCCTTTTTTGCGAAGCTTCAGCTTCCTGAACCATTGATGAAACCCATCCTAAAGAAGCTACCGGCCAGGTCAGCATATTGACATACAGTATAAATTCGGCAATGGTTCCTATACTTTTTATCGAGCCATGAATGTACATTAAACCACCAAAATAAATTACCACCAAGTTACTCACACCGATAAGGGCAATCATCAAAGGGCCAAAAAGCGCTTGAACTTTGGCTAAACTCAAACTTTTGCTTTTGCTTTCATTGGCCAAATTATTAATATTGGATTGGTGCTGGTCTTCCAGCGAATAAGCTTTTATAACACGTATTCCCGAAAAAACTTCTTGGGTGTAACTAGAAACTTTGGATAAATATTGTTGGAATGTTGTTGATCTTTTGTTGATTTCAGAACTCAATTTGAAGATGCAATAGGATAATATCGGCAAAGGTAATATAGTATATAATGTCAGTTTTGGAGATACGTTGTACATATAACCTATCACGATAGCGAAGCGGATAAAGGTATTTATAGAATACATAACTGCGGGGCCCACATACATTCTTACTTTGGAAACATCTTCGCTTATACGATTCATTAAATCGCCTGTACGATTTTGTTTGTAGAAATTCAGGGAGAGATTTTCGTATTGACGAAAAACTTCATTTTTCAAATCAAATTCGATATGGCGTGACATTACAATCAAAGTCTGACGCATCAGGAACGTTAGAAAGCCGGCAATAATCGTTGTTGCAATGATTAACAGGATGTTACTAATCAATTCCTGGCTTATGACACTGGGATCTACAGATTTGTTTTTGGCATAAGCTTCAATTTCATTAAATGATTTACTGATTAGTTTTGGTGTGAATAATGAAAATATTTGTGCGATTATGGTTATAATTATGCCGAGTGAAAAGCTGTATTTGTACTTAATGAAATATTTATTTAAATATTGTAATTCTTTCATGTTTTAAGTGATTCGGTATAGAATTGATTTTGTTTTTTATTTAATGCTAAAATTTTAACAATTGAATTAAAGAAAACGTTTTCGTTGTGTTTTTAATAAATATTTAATTTTAAACTACTTTATTGAGATATATTTATTTTTTATGTACGTTTGGAGTATCTTTTTGATAAATTAATAATTAATAACTAAAAAAACTACCTATGAGTACTAGTGTTACCACAACAAAAGAACTTCAAAAAATGGATCCTGTTTTTGGGCAATTGTCATTTAATGACCACGAACAAGTTGTTTTTTGCAATGACAAAGATACAGGATTAAAAGCAATAATTGGTATTCATAATTCGGTTATGGGGCCAGCATTGGGTGGAACAAGGATGTTTAATTATGCTAATGAATGGGAAGCTTTGAACGATGTTTTGCGCTTGTCCAGAGGGATGACTTACAAAGCTGCTATTACGGGATTGAATATCGGTGGTGGAAAAGCGGTTATCATTGGTGATGCCAAGACACAGAAAACACCCGAATTGATGCGCAAATTTGGAGAATTTGTTCATTCACTTAGCGGAAGATATATTACCGCCGAAGATGTTGGGATGGAAACTTCTGATATGGATTTAGTAAGAGATGTTACTCCTTATGTTACCGGAATTTCGGAAGAAAGAGGTGGGTCAGGAAATCCTTCGCCAGTTACAGCTTTTGGAGTTTATATGGGAATGAAAGCTGCTGCAAAACAACAGTTTGGTTCAGAAAAATTAGAAGGAAAAAAGGTGTTGGTTCAGGGAATTGGGCATGTGGGCGAAACTTTGGTGGAGTATTTGACCAAAGAAGGAGCTCAGGTTTTTATTACCGATATTAATGAAGAAAAATTATATCAGGTAGCTGCAAAATATAATGCCCAAATATTTACTGGAGACGATTTGTATACTGCCGATGTTGATATTTATGCGCCATGTGCAATGGGAGCGACAGTTAATGATGCTACTGTGAATAAAATCAAAGCCAAAGTGATTGCTGGTGCTGCCAATAATCAATTGGCAAATGAAAATACACACGGATTGATTTTGCAGGAAAGAGGAATTCTTTATGCTCCCGATTTCTTAATCAATGCTGGCGGAATTATCAATGTTTATGCCGAGTTGGCTCATTATGACAAAGCAGAGATTATGCGTAAAACTGAAAATATCTACAACACAACATTAGAAATTTTTGATTACGCTGTTGCAAAGGGAATAACGACACATCAAGCCGCTCTGACGATTGCTCAAAACCGTATCGATTTAAGGAAAATAGAGAACAGTAAAAAATAGTTTTCAGTTATCGGTTATCAGTTATGGGTTATCAGTTATGAGTCTCAGTTATCAGTCTTAGTTTTAAGCTGAAAACTGAGACTTTTACTTTGTGTTTTATATCGAAAGGTGTTTTGTCGATAAACCAGCCAGAAGTTGAAATAAGACATAGCAGAAAACTGAAAACAGAAAACGGACAACCGAAAACCGAAAAAATAAAGCAATTTTATATTTTCATTTACGCGATGAAATATGTACTTTTGCAAACTAATTTTTAAAAGTTCTTACAAGGTGGTAAATAGAAGACATATCCGCGTTAAAGTCATGCAATCCATTTATGCGATGCATCAAAATGGTTCTGATAATCTTGAAAAAGAGGAAAAATTTCTTTTTCATAGTATAGACGCTATCCAGGATTTATACCTTATCATGCTTTCTTCATTGATTGAAATTTGCAAAAAAGAAACTGTTTATTTGGAGTTGGCAAGTCAAAAACATCTAGCAACCAAAGAAGAACGCAATCCAAACAAGAAATTCGTCAATAACTCCATTTTTCAGATTCTTGACGAAAATAATTCCCTTAGTATAGCACTCGAAAATCGCAAAATTAACAATTGGACTTTAAATGATGATTACATTATTCTTCTTTTAAATGCCATAAAAGAAAGTGATTTGTATGCCAAATACATGAGTAATAAAGTGAACACTTTTGAGGAAGACAGAGAATTCATCGTCGATATTTTTACAGATGTAATTGTTCCAAATGATAAGTTATACGACTATTTGGAAGATGATAAATTGACTTGGATTGATGATATTCCGTTGGTTAATACTCATATTATTAAACAGTTGAAAGCATTAAAGAAAGGTGCGGAAGACAATTTTAGAGTTCCAAAATTATACAAGGATGTTGAGGATAGGGAGTTTGCCAAAGATTTGTTTAGAAAGACAGTTTTGAACGAAACCGAATTGGCAAAAGAATATGTTGATAAAACGCCAAATTGGGATAGTGAACGTATTGCCGAAATTGACACAATTATCCTAAAAATGGCTATTTGTGAATTTTTGAAATTTCCTTCAATTCCGGTAAAAGTAACTTTGAATGAGTATTTGGAATTGGCCAAAGAATATTCTACTCCAAAGAGTAGTATTTTCATTAACGGAATATTGGATAATTTGGTAAAAGAATTGGAAACCAAGAAAAAAATAGTAAAAATAGGAAGAGGTTTGATGTAATAATTAATTCCGATTTTCTGAAGATTATAAACAATTAAATAAAAAATTAAATTTTAAATTATGGGACAATTAGGTAATATACTGCCACTTTTGTTGATGTTTGTTGTTCTTTATTTCTTTATGATAAGACCGCAACAAAAGAGAGCTAAGAATGAAAGGGAATTTGAAGGCGGATTAAAAGTTGGAGATAAAATAATTACTAAAAGTGGAATTCACGGTAAAATCGTTGAACTTTCTGATTCGACTTTAGTTATCGAAACGATGGCTGGAAAATTGAAAATGGAGCGTTCTTCTATTTCAATGGAATTGACTGCAACTTTGAGTAAAAAAGAGTAGTTTTTTAGATAGAAAATAAATTGAAGATCCAAATTCCAAAAACCAATTTTATAATTGGAATTTGGGATTTGGATTTTTTTATGCTAATAAAGAATACTATTTTTCTGTTTGAACCAATTTGGAATTAGTAATTTCAGAATTGGAATTTTTAAGAATTATTTCTTTTTGCTTTTTTTGGTTTTTTTAGCTTTGGCTTTTGCCTTTTTTCTTTCAGTTTTGCTTTTTTCTTAGCTTTTTTGGCTTTTTCTTTTTTCGCCTTTTTAGCTTTCTTTTCTTTTTTCTTAGCTTTTTCTTTAGCCTTGGCTTTTTTGGCTTTCTTTTTGTCTTTCTCTTTTTCTTTGTCTTTGTTCATTTTTTTGTCTTTTGATTTTTTCTCTTTTTTTTCCTCATTTTGAGGTGTTACAGCAATTTTCTCCGGTTTTGTTTCCGGGTCTGTTTTTACTTCACTTTTTGCGATTGCTGTTGGAGGAGCGGGAACCTTAGCTGCACTAGGCTTTGCAGTTGTTCTGGAAGCTGTGGTTTTTGGTACTGCCGGTTTTGCTATTGTTGTTTTTGTAGTTACAGTCGCTTTTGTAGCAGATGTGCCTGAATTACTTGGTTTAGCTGCAACCGATTTTGTAGCTACTGGTTTAGCATTTGTTGTTCCGGGGGTTTTAGGAGTCGTTGATGGTTTTGCTACGACTGGTTTTATAACTTCAGGAGTTGCATCTTTTGGGGACTCTGTAGGAGTTGTTTTTTCAGGAGTAACCTTTTTTTCAATCATAATAGAATAGTATTAACGGTTATTAATTGCTTTGAAGTAAATAAAGAACAAGGAGAGGTGCTCTCGTGAAATATTAATAGTAACTAAAATATTGGATTTGTATTAACAAATATAGTAAATATATCTAAGTTAAAATGTTAACTTTTTGCTGATTTTCAAGTGATTACTTTGGTTTAGTGATTAAATGACTTGGCTTTTTTAAATAAAAAATCCCAAATTCCGATGATGTGGAATTTGGGATTATACTGAAAGTTATTTTATGGTTTCTGAATTACCTGTATTTGTCGTTTAAGCCAATATTATCCAAAATCATTGGCTTTATTTTCTCGATTCTTGAGATTTTGGTTTCTTCTCGTTTTGCAGTTTCTATGTATTCTATAAATTCTTTTTGCTTATAAGGGCTGAATTTTAAGAAGGCTTCGTTTAAAATACTGTCGGTATCCAATTCTTTTTGCAACAAATCAGGAATAATAACTTCTGTTCTTATTTTTTCGGGTTTGTTTATTTTTCCTTGTTTTTTATTTTCTATCGCTTCCTGAATATAGGACAAGATTTCTTTTTCGTTGATATCATCTTTCGATGTAAAGCGCCATTGTCTCAATGATTTGGTTACTCCTTCATTGGCATTGATTAAATGTTTTTTTTCGTCTTTTAAAAATGCCCCATTGAAAAACCAAAGGGTAAAGAAATTTTTAAATCCACCAACGCCAACCACGTTTTTGTTGTTGTACACATAAACACAACCGCCCCATTTATTGGTTTCGACTAATTCTGTTTTGGCAATGATTTCTTTTAAAATCTCAACTTCGATATCCCATTGTTCGTTTTTCATAATTGAAAAAAGAATTTAACTTTTTTTAGACTTGGTTTCTGTTTGTTGATAAGCTCCGTCTGCGGTCAATTCAGCTATTTTTACAATTACATTTACGGCTTTTTGCATACTTTCTACCGGAACGTATTCATATTTTCCGTGAAAATTATGTCCTCCTGCAAAAATATTTGGACAAGGCAATCCTTTATAGGATAATTGACATCCGTCGGTTCCGCCTCTAATTGGTTTTATAATCGGTTTAATGCCGATTTCTCTCATTGCTTTTTCGGCAATAAATACAATATGTTTTACAGGTAATACCTTTTCTTTCATGTTGTAATATTGATCTTTTATTTCTGCAACAACGATGTCTTCTCCAAATTGTTTCGCAAACTGTTTGTTGATTTTTTTGGCAATTTTGGCAATTAAGTTTTTGCGTTTTTCAAATTTGAATTTATTATGATCACGAATAATTAATTCTAATATCGTTTCTTCAATACTTCCCGAAAGATGGTGTATGTGGAAAAATCCTTGGTAGCCTTTTGTTTCCTGCGGTGTTTCGTCTTTTGGCAATTCGTTTATGAAATCATTTGCGATAAGCAGTGAATTAATCATTTTTCCTTTGGCATATCCAGGATGCACGCTTTTTCCTTTGAAAATAATTTTGGCACCGGCAGCATTGAAATTTTCATATTCCAATTCTCCTACCTGACTTCCATCCATTGTATAAGCCCATTCTGCTCCAAATTTTTCTACGTCAAAATGATGCGCACCACGTCCTATTTCTTCATCGGGAGTAAATGCAATTCTGATTTTCCCGTGTTTAATTTCTGGATTATTAATCAGGAATTCCATTGCGGTTACAATTTCTGTAATTCCCGCTTTGTCATCGGCACCTAGTAAAGTTGTTCCGTCGGTGGTGATTAATGTTTGTCCCTTATATTGCAATAAATCTTTGAAATAAGAAGGGGAGAGGATGATATTTTGTTCGGCATTCAGGATAATGTCTTTACCGTCATAATCGGGTACAATTTGAGGTTTTACATTGGCTCCCTTAAAATCAGGTGAGGTGTCAAAATGAGAGATAAACCCAATCGTAGGCACTTCGTGATTCACATTGCTAGGAAGTGTTGCCATGATATACGCTTTATCATCTATGGTAACATCTTGTAATCCTATTGTTTTTAATTCTTCTACCAGTTTATTGGCTAAGTCCCATTGTTTGGAGGTACTGGGTGTAGTATTTGAACTTGGATCCGACTCAGTGTCGATGGTTACATAGCTTACAAAGCGGTCAATTATATGTTGCATGGAATTTATTTTTGAGCAAATATAATCATTTTTAAAAAAGAGAATATTGATTTTAGTTGTGTTATTGCGGTCTGTGCAAATAAAAAAATCTGCCATAACTGGCTAATTCAGGACACAAATGTATTGTGCGTAAAATGGAACACAGATGACACAGATTAGACAGATTATCACTGATTCTTTAAAATAAAAAAAGTGAAATAGTCATAATATTTATGGATGGAATTAGATTAACAAATTTTATCTGTTTAAATCCGTTAAATCTGTGTCATCTGTGTTCAATTTTCAGTGTTTATATAGTAGCCTGTACGGTAGATTTTCAGAAAGTGGCAATATTGTTTATTCTCCTTTTTTAGGAATGGTTGTGTTTTTGTCAGAATCCATCATTTCCATAAGTTTTAGTCCCAATAACCCGCTCATGGATCCGTCAGTGCCATTGTTTCCAGAAATAAGAACATCTGGTATGACTTTAATTTTTCCTTTACCAATTTCTTCGGTGATTTTGTATTTCGTAAAGTTATCGCCACCCATTGCCGAAACTTGGAGTTGGTAAGCTTCAGCAGTAGATTTACCTATAGCCATAATTTTTTCGGCTTCGGCAAGACCTGTTTTGGATATTCTTTCTGCTTCGGCACTAGCGGTAAGTTTGGTTGCTTCCGCTTGTGCGCCTGCTCTTGCTTTTGTTGCTTCAGCTTCAGCGTTAGCGCGCATTTTGGTTGCTTCGGCTTCGGCGTTTACATTCAGTTTTAAACTTGTTGCATCTCCTTCTGCTTTTTTAACGGTTGCATCGGCGGTACGTTGTGCGATTTCAACACTTTGGGAAGCTTTTACAATTTCCTTTTGCATATCGGCAATAGCTGTTTCTTTTTCTACTCCCTGACGTTGTTCTTGGGCCATTCTTTGAGTCTGATACGTTTTTTGTTCTTCCTCGGCAATCTTTCTGTCTGTCAATGTTTTCATTAATGATTCAGGTGGAACAATGTCTCCGATTAAAGTATCAACAGCGTTAACATTGTATTCGTCCAAAACTATTTTGATGTGATTTTTAGCAGATTCCTGACGCTCTTTTCGGGTAGAAAGGAATGAGATTACGTCACTTTCCTGAGCCGAGTTTCTAAAATAGTTTCCAATAGTTGGTTCCAAAACCTGAGAAACCAAATTATTCATGCTTCCAAAACGGGCAATAACTTTTGGAGCCTCATTGGCAGGAACGTGAATAATTTGCGAAACATCAAGGTTGAAAGGGAAACCGTCTTTGGAACGAACCGTTATGGTAGAAAGGTTTTTATCCAGATTATGAGATTCACTTCTTGCATCGGCCCAGTTCAATACCAAGTTGGTTGTTGGAACAGGTTCTAATTTGGTTGTGTATTTGTTAAGAGCGTATTTTCCCGGACCAAAAGGCTCCATCCAAACGCCTCGTTGTCCTTTTGAAACAATATTTCCATGTTTGAAACTATCTCCGGTTACATCTTTTCCGTCTTCACCAATATAGGAAATCACAACGCCAACATATCCAATAGGCACATCGGTCATAGGAGTTTGCTCGATTTGAATAGCCCATGAATTAATATAATAAGAACCGGCAAGGATTACTTGTGGCTGCAAACCACGATTTCCTCCGTTTTTTAGGAATTGGTCAAAATCTTGAAAGTTGTTGTGTTCGTCTACAAATTTACCAGCAATTTGACCAATAGGAATTGGTTCACCATCCATTGCGGTTACAATCCCAACCATATTTTCGGAAATTACGATTTGTGGAGATATTGCTACTTCAAATAAATAGGTGTTGATACGGTAAGACCCCGTTGTTATAAAAGCAGATTGACGTCCTTTTTGTCCTCCGTTGTCCAAAAACATAGTGGCGTCCTGAAAATTATCCGAGTTTACTTTTTGGGCAAGAATGCGTCCGGTAGGGATTTCGGCTCCGTCTTTACTCAGTACCAATCCAATATTTCCTTCTGGAATAATTGTAAATGGAGTCATGTTTACCGAATATTGCCAAGGCCACATACCCCAATACAATCCGGGTGCGAGCGTTTGTGCCTGAAAACCGGCTTCCCCTTTTGTAGCGATGATTCTGCCATCGGGTAATGATTTTGCCGCTCCAAAGAGTACAAATTTTTTGGTCACCAAACCAATTCTGTCTTCAGGGACGATTACCATTCCAAAGAAAACACGTAAAACAAATTTGTAAAAAAGTAGGGATAGAACTATTAAGAATATCCACCAATTGGTAAGTAAAAGTTGCATAATGGTTAAGTTTTAGATTACAAACATAATTTATTTTTACTGCAAAAGAATTTAGGTTTCGAATTATTTTCTAAATTTTTTTGAAATTGTTTTTATAGTATATTCTCGAATTTTTCAACCAAAAATAAAAGCGTTAGATGTAATTGTTTTTTTACCACATAGAGACATAGAATTTGTAGTTTTTTAAAAGAGTTAGATAACCGTTTCACTTCTCACATAGAAAATAGTACTATTTCTATTTAGTCTTTACAGATTAGCTATGAAATCTATGAATCTATGTGTTTAATTTTTTATTTTAACAAGATTACACCCAATGGGTTATAATTAAATTGAAATCCAAAGTGTTAAAATGTTGATTTTATTGACTAATTTGCAGTTAAATAGTAATTATGTTATGGCAATTTTTAATCGATTAAATTTAAAAGCAAAATCACTTATCAATACCGGATTTGGAGCCAGCGCTTCCAGTTATGGAGGTCGTTTTATTAATAAAGATGGTTCGGCAAATGCTGTGAAAAAAGGAATTGGTGTTTTGGACAGAATCAGTTGGTATCATACAATGCTCGATATGCCTTCTTGGAAATTTCTTTCGATTCTTTTTTTGTTTTACATCTGTATTAATTTTGTTTTTGCCTTACTGTATTTCGGAATCGGAATTGAACATCTCA belongs to Flavobacterium gilvum and includes:
- a CDS encoding PUR family DNA/RNA-binding protein, which encodes MRENDILEKDEIFSKVLRAGRRTYFFDVRATKADDYYITITESKKFTEEDGSFHFKKHKIYLYKEDFTAFSEILEDMTSYVLNHKGEEVISERHQKDFKKEYSSDKTSEDNIPNTSSFTDIEFDDI
- a CDS encoding ABC transporter ATP-binding protein translates to MKELQYLNKYFIKYKYSFSLGIIITIIAQIFSLFTPKLISKSFNEIEAYAKNKSVDPSVISQELISNILLIIATTIIAGFLTFLMRQTLIVMSRHIEFDLKNEVFRQYENLSLNFYKQNRTGDLMNRISEDVSKVRMYVGPAVMYSINTFIRFAIVIGYMYNVSPKLTLYTILPLPILSYCIFKLSSEINKRSTTFQQYLSKVSSYTQEVFSGIRVIKAYSLEDQHQSNINNLANESKSKSLSLAKVQALFGPLMIALIGVSNLVVIYFGGLMYIHGSIKSIGTIAEFILYVNMLTWPVASLGWVSSMVQEAEASQKRLNEFLKIQPEIQNKNTQKTKIEGSITFENVSFTYEDTQIKALQNISFTVNKGETLAILGKTGSGKSTVLALLSRLYDVTGGKILIDNKEIDQLNLFDLRNSIGVVPQDAFLFSDTIKNNIKFGKENATDQEVEAVAKSAVVHDNIIGFNKGYDTILGERGITLSGGQKQRVSIARAIIKNPEILLFDDCLSAVDTETEEAILNNLFQICRNKTTIIVSHRVSSAKNADKIIILDDGKIIEQGSHNQLINQNGYYSALYLKQLSEKELL
- a CDS encoding Glu/Leu/Phe/Val family dehydrogenase, translated to MSTSVTTTKELQKMDPVFGQLSFNDHEQVVFCNDKDTGLKAIIGIHNSVMGPALGGTRMFNYANEWEALNDVLRLSRGMTYKAAITGLNIGGGKAVIIGDAKTQKTPELMRKFGEFVHSLSGRYITAEDVGMETSDMDLVRDVTPYVTGISEERGGSGNPSPVTAFGVYMGMKAAAKQQFGSEKLEGKKVLVQGIGHVGETLVEYLTKEGAQVFITDINEEKLYQVAAKYNAQIFTGDDLYTADVDIYAPCAMGATVNDATVNKIKAKVIAGAANNQLANENTHGLILQERGILYAPDFLINAGGIINVYAELAHYDKAEIMRKTENIYNTTLEIFDYAVAKGITTHQAALTIAQNRIDLRKIENSKK
- the nusB gene encoding transcription antitermination factor NusB, whose amino-acid sequence is MQSIYAMHQNGSDNLEKEEKFLFHSIDAIQDLYLIMLSSLIEICKKETVYLELASQKHLATKEERNPNKKFVNNSIFQILDENNSLSIALENRKINNWTLNDDYIILLLNAIKESDLYAKYMSNKVNTFEEDREFIVDIFTDVIVPNDKLYDYLEDDKLTWIDDIPLVNTHIIKQLKALKKGAEDNFRVPKLYKDVEDREFAKDLFRKTVLNETELAKEYVDKTPNWDSERIAEIDTIILKMAICEFLKFPSIPVKVTLNEYLELAKEYSTPKSSIFINGILDNLVKELETKKKIVKIGRGLM
- the yajC gene encoding preprotein translocase subunit YajC; its protein translation is MGQLGNILPLLLMFVVLYFFMIRPQQKRAKNEREFEGGLKVGDKIITKSGIHGKIVELSDSTLVIETMAGKLKMERSSISMELTATLSKKE
- a CDS encoding YdeI/OmpD-associated family protein; protein product: MKNEQWDIEVEILKEIIAKTELVETNKWGGCVYVYNNKNVVGVGGFKNFFTLWFFNGAFLKDEKKHLINANEGVTKSLRQWRFTSKDDINEKEILSYIQEAIENKKQGKINKPEKIRTEVIIPDLLQKELDTDSILNEAFLKFSPYKQKEFIEYIETAKREETKISRIEKIKPMILDNIGLNDKYR
- the pepT gene encoding peptidase T, with the translated sequence MQHIIDRFVSYVTIDTESDPSSNTTPSTSKQWDLANKLVEELKTIGLQDVTIDDKAYIMATLPSNVNHEVPTIGFISHFDTSPDFKGANVKPQIVPDYDGKDIILNAEQNIILSPSYFKDLLQYKGQTLITTDGTTLLGADDKAGITEIVTAMEFLINNPEIKHGKIRIAFTPDEEIGRGAHHFDVEKFGAEWAYTMDGSQVGELEYENFNAAGAKIIFKGKSVHPGYAKGKMINSLLIANDFINELPKDETPQETKGYQGFFHIHHLSGSIEETILELIIRDHNKFKFEKRKNLIAKIAKKINKQFAKQFGEDIVVAEIKDQYYNMKEKVLPVKHIVFIAEKAMREIGIKPIIKPIRGGTDGCQLSYKGLPCPNIFAGGHNFHGKYEYVPVESMQKAVNVIVKIAELTADGAYQQTETKSKKS
- a CDS encoding SPFH domain-containing protein, whose protein sequence is MQLLLTNWWIFLIVLSLLFYKFVLRVFFGMVIVPEDRIGLVTKKFVLFGAAKSLPDGRIIATKGEAGFQAQTLAPGLYWGMWPWQYSVNMTPFTIIPEGNIGLVLSKDGAEIPTGRILAQKVNSDNFQDATMFLDNGGQKGRQSAFITTGSYRINTYLFEVAISPQIVISENMVGIVTAMDGEPIPIGQIAGKFVDEHNNFQDFDQFLKNGGNRGLQPQVILAGSYYINSWAIQIEQTPMTDVPIGYVGVVISYIGEDGKDVTGDSFKHGNIVSKGQRGVWMEPFGPGKYALNKYTTKLEPVPTTNLVLNWADARSESHNLDKNLSTITVRSKDGFPFNLDVSQIIHVPANEAPKVIARFGSMNNLVSQVLEPTIGNYFRNSAQESDVISFLSTRKERQESAKNHIKIVLDEYNVNAVDTLIGDIVPPESLMKTLTDRKIAEEEQKTYQTQRMAQEQRQGVEKETAIADMQKEIVKASQSVEIAQRTADATVKKAEGDATSLKLNVNAEAEATKMRANAEAEATKARAGAQAEATKLTASAEAERISKTGLAEAEKIMAIGKSTAEAYQLQVSAMGGDNFTKYKITEEIGKGKIKVIPDVLISGNNGTDGSMSGLLGLKLMEMMDSDKNTTIPKKGE